A stretch of the Streptomyces sp. WMMB303 genome encodes the following:
- a CDS encoding Lrp/AsnC ligand binding domain-containing protein: MITSIVLIRTSTDRIPEIAEQIAAIEGVSEVYSVTGAHDLIAMVRVAQHDDLADIIPGRISKVPGVESTETHIAFRTYSQHDLESAFAIGLDA, encoded by the coding sequence GTGATCACTTCCATCGTCCTCATCCGGACGAGCACCGACCGCATCCCCGAGATCGCCGAGCAGATCGCCGCCATCGAAGGCGTCAGCGAGGTCTACTCGGTCACCGGTGCACACGATCTGATCGCCATGGTCCGCGTCGCCCAGCACGACGACCTCGCCGACATCATCCCCGGCCGGATCAGCAAGGTGCCCGGCGTGGAATCCACCGAGACCCACATCGCCTTCCGCACCTATTCCCAGCACGACCTCGAGTCGGCCTTCGCCATCGGCCTGGACGCCTGA
- a CDS encoding rhomboid family intramembrane serine protease, protein MDGTGPADIRHPDRGAEPRPLVTYALIGCCCLVFLAGPASGLLPSHGTGQALEEVRAAYLRRWGVVPRTLFSGALRPLPTPLTALFLHANWLHLLGNLLFLFVFGGPVERRMGPLRFLLFYLGTGYAAMLCYAAAHPVSDETLVGASGAISAVLGAFLCLHPRTRVTSVFPFLFFLPLRFPAWAVLLFWLTLQWPAARQDADGPGIAYLAHVAGFTLGFLSAWLHHRRARVAGPTPASEGETPP, encoded by the coding sequence ATGGACGGCACCGGCCCCGCCGACATCCGGCACCCGGACCGCGGCGCGGAGCCGCGCCCCCTGGTCACCTACGCCCTGATCGGCTGCTGCTGCCTGGTCTTCCTCGCCGGACCGGCCTCCGGCCTCCTCCCCTCCCACGGTACGGGGCAGGCGCTGGAGGAGGTCAGGGCGGCCTATCTCCGCCGGTGGGGCGTGGTGCCCCGCACGCTGTTCAGCGGCGCCCTGCGTCCGCTGCCGACCCCGCTGACCGCGCTGTTCCTGCACGCGAACTGGCTGCATCTGCTGGGCAACCTCCTGTTCCTCTTCGTCTTCGGCGGCCCGGTCGAGCGGCGGATGGGCCCGCTGCGCTTCCTTCTCTTCTATCTGGGCACCGGCTACGCGGCGATGCTCTGCTACGCGGCGGCCCACCCGGTCTCGGACGAGACGCTGGTCGGCGCCTCCGGAGCGATCTCCGCGGTGCTGGGCGCCTTCCTCTGCCTGCACCCGCGTACCCGGGTGACGAGCGTCTTCCCCTTCCTCTTCTTCCTGCCGCTGCGCTTCCCGGCCTGGGCGGTGCTGCTCTTCTGGCTGACCCTGCAGTGGCCGGCCGCCCGGCAGGACGCGGACGGGCCCGGCATCGCCTACCTGGCCCACGTGGCCGGATTCACGCTGGGCTTCCTGTCCGCCTGGCTCCACCACCGCCGGGCTAGAGTGGCCGGGCCAACCCCGGCGTCCGAGGGAGAGACCCCACCGTGA